One window from the genome of Plectropomus leopardus isolate mb unplaced genomic scaffold, YSFRI_Pleo_2.0 unplaced_scaffold11316, whole genome shotgun sequence encodes:
- the LOC121963453 gene encoding methylosome subunit pICln-like: protein ESMFSAMCDCQALHPDPEDDDSDNDFEGEEYDVEEAEAEHGHADIPTFYTCDEGLSALTQEGQATLERLEGMLAQSVAQQCHMAGVRTEETNAEFEDGMEVDAAAMEAGQFEDADVEH from the exons TGGAGTCCATGTTCTCAGCAATGTGTGACTGCCAGGCGCTGCACCCTGACCCAGAGGATGATGACTCGGACAACGACTTCGAAGGAGAAGAGTATGATGTGGAGGAGGCCG AGGCAG AGCACGGACATGCTGACATCCCGACCTTCTACACCTGCGATGAGGGTCTGTCTGCGCTCACGCAGGAGGGCCAGGCCACGCTGGAGAGACTGGAAGGGATGTTGGCCCAGTCAGTCGCTCAGCAGTGCCACATGGCCGGGGTCCGAACCGAAGAAACCAACGCCGAATTTGAAG ACGGTATGGAGGTGGACGCAGCAGCCATGGAGGCCGGTCAGTTTGAGGATGCAGACGTCGAGCACTG A